The DNA segment ACTGGTCAATCAGGAGACGGTGCAGGATCGGGAGTTCTCGGTTGATGAGAGCGGGTCGGTGCGAACCCTGAGTTGTTCCATCGTTCCGCTGGTCCAGGATGGGCGTATCGAGGGAACCATACTTTCAGCCGAGGACATAACCGACCGGAAGCTGCGCGAAGCTCGGCTGCGACGCTTTGAAAGCCTGGCATCCCTGACCACCCTGGCCGCCGGGGTGGCCCATGAAATCAAGAATCCGCTTGGATCAATCGGCATTCATATGCAGCTGATAGAAAAATCACTGAAACAACAGTCGGTGGAGGATTCAGACGGTTTGCTCCAGTATGTAACCGTAGTAAACGAGGAGGTTGAACGGCTGAACAAGATTGTGGTCGATTTTCTGTTCGCGGTTCGCCCGATGGATATCCAGCCAATCGACAGCGACCTTGGGCAGATAGTCCATGAGCTGCTGCAGTTTGTACAGTATGAGCTTGAACAGAATTATATCGAGCTTATCGAGGAAATTTCCGAGGATCTGCCGCTGCTGCAGCTGGATGAACGCTATATAAAGCAGGCAGTACTGAATATCGTCAAGAATGCAATTGCGGCGATGCCCGGGGGCGGGGAGCTGCGGGTTCGAATCCGTACCCAGGGAGATGATGTTGTGCTGTGTATCAGTGATACCGGGGTCGGCATGGACGAAGCAACCCAGAACCGGATTTTTGAGCCATATTTCACCACCAGGGATTTTGGCAGCGGGTTGGGATTGACCCTGGCCTACAAGATTGTTAAGGAGCATATGGCCGAGATTGCGGTACACTCCAGTCCTGGCGACGGCAGCAGCTTCAGTATCCAGTTTCCGGTGCCGCAGCGCAGTCCCAAGCTGCTCGCGTATAAAGGAGAGCCAGAGGAATGAAGTTCAACATTTTGATCGTAGACGACGAGCGCAACATTCGCGACGGGCTGGCTACTGCACTCAAGATGGATGGGTACGATACCGTTACCGCAGCTACCGGCCGCGAAGCGGTGGCTATTATCCAGAAGGATGTCGTTGACCTGGTGATCAGCGACCTGCGCATGCCGGAGATGTCCGGGCATGAGCTGCTGCAGCATGTGGTGCGGCAGTATCCCGGTATCCCGGTCATTATCCTGACCGGCCACGGCACCATCGAAACAGCGGTACAGTCCATGCATGAAGGGGCCTACGATTTTGTGACCAAACCGGTCAATCTTGATCGTTTGTCGCTGCTGGTGCGGCGTGCCTTGAGCAACAGGGAGCTGGCCCTGCAGCATCGGGCGATGCAGGAGGAACTGGAAAAGCAGCGTGGTTTCAAGGACATTATCGGAAAAAGCCCGCTGATGCGCCGGGTGTACGATGTAGTCCAGCAGGTTGCCCCGACCAGGGCCTCGGTGCTGGTAACCGGCGAGAGCGGGGTCGGCAAGGAGCTGATTGCCAATGCTATCCATGCCTCCTCTCCACGCAAGGACAAACCCCTGATCCGGGTGCACTGTGCAGCCCTGTCTGAATCGCTGCTGGAAAGCGAGCTGTTCGGGCATGAGAAGGGTGCCTTTACCGGTGCAGCCGGCCGCAAGCGCGGCCGCTTTGAACTGGCCAACGGCGGAACCATATTTCTGGATGAGATTGGCGAGATCAACCCGGCGGTACAGATTAAAATACTGCGGGTACTGCAGGAAAAAACCTTTGAGCGCGTCGGTGGGGAAGAGACCCTGGAAGTCGATGTGCGGATCATTGCGGCCACCAATCGTGACCTGAAAAAGGAGATAGAGAACGGGACCTTCCGGGAGGATCTGTTCTACCGCCTGAATGTGGTGAACATCCATGTGCCGCCGCTGCGTGATCGCAAGGAGGATATCCCGCTGCTGGTCTCGGCCTTTATGCAGGATTTCTCCGAAGAAAACGGCAAGCGGGTGGAGGGGATCGACCCCCGTGCCCGTGCGGCGCTGTACAGCTACCCGTGGCCTGGAAATATCCGTGAACTGCGCAACTCGATAGAGAGTGCGGTGGTAATGTCCAAGGATTCGGTAATCCAGCTTGAGGATCTTCCGCCCTCGATCACCGAGGCGGACGATGCCGATCTTATCCGGATTCCCCTGGGCAGCTCGATGGAGGATGCCGAGCGCCGCATCATTGAGTCAACCTTGCTGGCCAACAAGGGAAACAAGAGCAAGACCGCCGAGATCCTCGGGATTGGTCGCAAGACCCTGCACCGCAAGGTGCAGGAATACCAGATAGAGGCCTGACCGGCCGCTTGCTCCTGATCGGCCCTTGCTGACGGTCATTCGGTGTGACCGCGACGCTTCTCGAATTCCTTGATCCGGGTGTGGGCCGCGGTCAGCCGTGCAGTAACTTGAGTGGCTATCTGCATGCGGTCAGTATCGTGCCCCCAGCGATCGGGATGATACTGGCGCAGCAGCTTCTTGTAGCTGCGGCGAACCGTGTCCGGATCCGCCAGGAACGGCACCTCCAGTGTCTGGTAATCCTTTTTCAGTTCTACCATATGGCTGTGCAGCTCGCTGGTCTGCCGGTGCCGGGAAGAGTGCTGACCGCTGCTGCGGCCCTGGCTGCGAGAGTTCTGACTGTGAGCGTCATGGCTGCGCGAGCCGGAGGTCTCGCCGGTCTGCAGGAAGTCTTCCAGCTCGTTCCAGGCGGCCTGCATATCGGGATCATGATGTCCGTCGGTAGAAAAGACATCATCGTTATTGAAGATGCTCCGCATGAAATCGCTCATCCGGTCAAAGATATCAGCCATGGTCCTGCTCCGGGAAGAATGCCTGGTGCAGCCGGACAACCGCTGTTTCCCGATATTCTTCGGGAACCACCAGTGAAAGGTTGAT comes from the Spirochaeta africana DSM 8902 genome and includes:
- a CDS encoding two-component system sensor histidine kinase NtrB gives rise to the protein MRRFVQRALKILPKLTAEQIHDLICTLSQENEKLEVVLDSMNEGVIVADRENRILLVNKPAERLLTMPLPEQLQEHHVCEIIRDPVLAGFVRDVLVNQETVQDREFSVDESGSVRTLSCSIVPLVQDGRIEGTILSAEDITDRKLREARLRRFESLASLTTLAAGVAHEIKNPLGSIGIHMQLIEKSLKQQSVEDSDGLLQYVTVVNEEVERLNKIVVDFLFAVRPMDIQPIDSDLGQIVHELLQFVQYELEQNYIELIEEISEDLPLLQLDERYIKQAVLNIVKNAIAAMPGGGELRVRIRTQGDDVVLCISDTGVGMDEATQNRIFEPYFTTRDFGSGLGLTLAYKIVKEHMAEIAVHSSPGDGSSFSIQFPVPQRSPKLLAYKGEPEE
- a CDS encoding sigma-54-dependent transcriptional regulator, translated to MKFNILIVDDERNIRDGLATALKMDGYDTVTAATGREAVAIIQKDVVDLVISDLRMPEMSGHELLQHVVRQYPGIPVIILTGHGTIETAVQSMHEGAYDFVTKPVNLDRLSLLVRRALSNRELALQHRAMQEELEKQRGFKDIIGKSPLMRRVYDVVQQVAPTRASVLVTGESGVGKELIANAIHASSPRKDKPLIRVHCAALSESLLESELFGHEKGAFTGAAGRKRGRFELANGGTIFLDEIGEINPAVQIKILRVLQEKTFERVGGEETLEVDVRIIAATNRDLKKEIENGTFREDLFYRLNVVNIHVPPLRDRKEDIPLLVSAFMQDFSEENGKRVEGIDPRARAALYSYPWPGNIRELRNSIESAVVMSKDSVIQLEDLPPSITEADDADLIRIPLGSSMEDAERRIIESTLLANKGNKSKTAEILGIGRKTLHRKVQEYQIEA
- a CDS encoding J domain-containing protein, with product MADIFDRMSDFMRSIFNNDDVFSTDGHHDPDMQAAWNELEDFLQTGETSGSRSHDAHSQNSRSQGRSSGQHSSRHRQTSELHSHMVELKKDYQTLEVPFLADPDTVRRSYKKLLRQYHPDRWGHDTDRMQIATQVTARLTAAHTRIKEFEKRRGHTE